CATTAGAATCATGGACTGCTGGGATTACACCAAATGATGGTGTTGACGGAAAAACAGAGATAAGTAATAGTCTTTTTATCAATTACGGGCCAACTCCCCCAACCCATAACACTCCTTTATTGCTTGCAACTGATTATCCAAGTAATACAACCGCAGCAAATCTAACAGTATATAACCAATCAACAAGTGATCTTAACAATGATGTTGTTAAGAATATCATAGATTGGCGATTACAGGGAAGTTCTATCGCCCTGATAAATTTCCCTTTTGAGAAATTATCCTCTTATCAAACAACAACTAAAGATTATTCAAGCTTTACTAGAAACGGAACTGTCAGCGGAGCTGTTTTCAATGCAACCGGAGGATATGATACTAGAGGAAGTTACGAATTTGATGGTGTTAACGATTATATCAGCACTACTTTAACGTATACTAGTGGAACAAATATTTCAACTGGTGGATGGTATAAAAGTAGTGATAATCTAACCACAAATATGGTTATGGTTGGTGGAAATAACGATGGCAGATTTGAAGTATATGTGGATCAAGCTAAACCAGGTTGTCGTATTTGGGACACAGCTGACAGGTCAATCTATGCACCAGAACCAGCGTCATCAGGATGGCACCATATTGTTTGTACACAAACATACAATTCAAACACTACAAAGTTATATGTTGATGGTGTTTTAAAAGCTTCAACAAATTACAACTCAATTTCAGCTGGAGGAACTTGGCAAATCGGCAAACCAGGATCAAGTGGAGCAAAATACTTCAATGGAACAATAGATAAAGTGTTTATTATGAATAGATCACTATCTCAAGAACAAATACTATCATTGTATGTTAATGGAAGTTATGTTCTTGTTAATAATGAAACAAATAAGAATGATGTGTGGAGTGCAACTCTAACTCCTCATGATGGTAATGAAGAAGGAACAACTAAGACGAGCAATACGATTACTACACTTAATTCTCCTCCAACTACTCCTCTGTTATTAATTGAACAGAATAATAGCCATACTAATGATAATACAACAACATTCACCTGGAGTCAAGCTAGTGATTACGATACTGATGCAGTTCACTATGAATTTGTTATTGCCAACAATACTAATTTTAATCCAATAATAATTAATCCCACAAACATTATAGATACTAATTATACCCTGGTTCAGCAATTAAATGACAGCATATATTATTGGAAAGTACGCAGCTGTGATATAAGTAATAAATGCAGCAGTTATCAAACACCGTTTGTTGTCGTTATTGATACTATTAACCCCAATATCCAATGGATTTATCCGCAAACAGATAATTCAAGCAAAAATTATGAGCATAACATTAGTTGGGATATTAAAGTAAGCGATAGTAATCTCTATAATGTTCTCCTCAATGTAACGAATGCAACAGGATATTCTATGTACAGTGAATATGTAAGTAATATTAGTGGAACAACCTATAATTTCACCAATATCACTGATGTCGCGTCATGGTCAAAAGGAAATTATACTGTTGAAGCCAGTGCAGGAGATGATCATACCTATGGCTCATTGCATGATTTAACATATACCATCAATAGTGATGGTATTTTATTTAGTGATGGCAATGTTAATAAGAAAATTTCCATAGGATATTTCATTGGCGGAAATTATGTATTTGCTCAGGCTTCTGACATCCAATCTAATAATATTCTGTTTAATGCGCAAGAGCTAAACAAAGAATACAAATGGGTAATGAATATTAAACGCCCGCAAAATGATATTCAATTAGGTTTTGCAATTCCAGCAGAAAAGGTAATCTTAAGAAATAAAGATAAAGCGCATTTTGTTTGGGATGATTGGTATATTGATTTTGAAGATTTAATTAGTAATGGATTTCCCATTAAGATCAACAAACAAACTATCAATAACGAAGAATACTGGATTGTGTCTACATCAACAAGTTATTGCAAAGCAAACAAAGGCCAGACATGTACATTTGATCCTGTCGTTGGAGGATTGAATATTGTTACACAATATAAAACAATCTATATTAATAAAAAACCAGTTCACAATCTTCCTATTCTCAATGCAACAGATTATCCAACGAATTCAACCAATGCAAACTTAACAGTGCATAACCAATCTACAATTGATTTGGATGATGATTTAGTAAAAAATATTTATGACTGGCGATTGAATAGCAATTCAATGAGTCTTCTTAATCTGCCATTTGAAAATAACAATGAACCTGCAACCTCAACAAAAGATTATAGCACCAATCAAAAGAATGGAACTATCAGTGGAGCAGTTTTCAATGCAACCGGAGGTGTTGATGGATTTAGCGCTTATGAGTTTGATGGAGTGAATGACTACATTAATACTCAACTTAATTATCTCAGCAGCATTAATATCACGATCAGCGCCTGGTATAAAACATTCGATAATCTTACTGCTAAAATGGCAATTGTCGGCGGGAATAATAGAGGCAGGTTTGAATCTTATGTTAATCAAGGTAAACCTGGTTGCAGAATTTGGGATACAGGAGAGAGAAGTATTTATGCATCGCAGCAGTTTATTAGTGGATGGCACCATATTGTTTGTACACAAACATTTTTCCCTAATACTACTTCATTATATGTCGATGGAGTATTGCAAGCATCTGCAAATTATTCATCTATAAGTGCAGGAGGAACATGGAGAATTGGTTATCCAGGATCAAGTGGAGCAAAATACTTCAATGGAACAATAGATGAAGTAATGATAGTTAATAGATCATTATCTGCAGAGCAAATAAAATCATTAGCACAGCAACGAAATGATCTATTAGTAAGTGAGGAAACTGAAGCAAGTGATATATGGAGTGTTGTAATTACACCAAATGATAAACTTTCAGATGGGAATACTAAAGCAAGCAATGCGATATCTGTTTTGGGTAAAAATGTATGGAATGGTGTAGCATATCTCAACACTTGTTCTATAACTATTAACAACACTGAGTCAATAAATCATATCTATGAACCACAAGCGATTGATCCTACAGTTAATTGTAATTTTACTAATTCACTGCAAGCAGATCGTGATGATATACGTTTAATTTATCAGAATATAACTGAAATCCCAATTGCTGCAGAGACTGATGCAGACTATATCATCGCGCTTTTAAATTCAACAGCTCGCAACACCGATAGTAATTACACCTTATTTTGGGGTAATAGTATAGTAGAGAGAACAAACTACAGTGATTGTACACTCTATAAACCATGCACTTATGAATTCAGAGGTGATTTATTTAAAGTTCATGACAGATTTGATGACCCAACAACAGGTTATAATATAACATTCTGGAATGTGCAGTCTGGAAATTGTGGACCAACAACCGTGCATGTGTATGAAGGAGTATATGGAGGAAATTGCACAAATGGAGGCTTATTATTTGTAGACATTAGCGCTCCAAATATTGATCCGACCTATAGCGGTGCAGTGATTTATGATGAAGGTGATACTGGAGGCAGTAATGGGAATGCTTTTATGGACGCGAGTTCGGGAGAGGCAAGAATCAATGGTGCAGGTGAAAGAACCGATATACATAGCAGTAAGTATGTATATACTCAGGAAACTGGCGGCTGGAACGCTTCTAATTTCACTCGATACACTGGTTGGAAGGCAGTCAATATGAAATCAACCTTTGCCAACAAAGAGATATATTTCAACACCACATTAATTGGAAATCTTACTCAGACATCAGCTGCAAATGATCCGAGTGAAATTGTGAGATATAAAATAGGAAATCCAACAACAGCTACTAATAATGTATATTTTGATTTCTTTGCCTATGGTAAGAATGAATTTCACTTGTATGATACTAAGGCAAAAGTGATTGTGGGGGATAAATAATAGCTTCTCACTAAAACATGAGGAGGAGCCGAATGGTCGGCTTCATCCAAAAATAAGGTTAGCACCCTCAGGTCGAAACTCTTTGAAATATTCATCAAAAGAGGTCGGAGGGTTGGCTCCTTCGGAGCACGACCGTTTAAGCGAAGATAAGAATTGAAGTTTCGAAGGTGCTAACCTGGCGGCAGCCATTTTTTGGATGAAGCCCGAA
This region of Candidatus Woesearchaeota archaeon genomic DNA includes:
- a CDS encoding LamG domain-containing protein, with translation HLYYIAIVDFDNLVDEENEENNIATTLEAVPTHGTPILNATDHPLNRSDANLTVYNQSTSPGVKNIIDWRLNTTSITLLNMPFESHKNNNSFAIDYSTFNNVGTVQGALFNASIGYDGKAAYEFTGTNTGILVPNVNATNYTITAWIKPDQVNNYENLFYWQGSGTYFALTNAICAYVTSWSCTGTAPTVGAWMHLAITSQGKVYKNGIYLGTITVEPVSGNLSIGDRDTATWDFDGVIDEFQLYNRVLSAEQIQALYRTETNILVSQETQPLESWTAGITPNDGVDGKTEISNSLFINYGPTPPTHNTPLLLATDYPSNTTAANLTVYNQSTSDLNNDVVKNIIDWRLQGSSIALINFPFEKLSSYQTTTKDYSSFTRNGTVSGAVFNATGGYDTRGSYEFDGVNDYISTTLTYTSGTNISTGGWYKSSDNLTTNMVMVGGNNDGRFEVYVDQAKPGCRIWDTADRSIYAPEPASSGWHHIVCTQTYNSNTTKLYVDGVLKASTNYNSISAGGTWQIGKPGSSGAKYFNGTIDKVFIMNRSLSQEQILSLYVNGSYVLVNNETNKNDVWSATLTPHDGNEEGTTKTSNTITTLNSPPTTPLLLIEQNNSHTNDNTTTFTWSQASDYDTDAVHYEFVIANNTNFNPIIINPTNIIDTNYTLVQQLNDSIYYWKVRSCDISNKCSSYQTPFVVVIDTINPNIQWIYPQTDNSSKNYEHNISWDIKVSDSNLYNVLLNVTNATGYSMYSEYVSNISGTTYNFTNITDVASWSKGNYTVEASAGDDHTYGSLHDLTYTINSDGILFSDGNVNKKISIGYFIGGNYVFAQASDIQSNNILFNAQELNKEYKWVMNIKRPQNDIQLGFAIPAEKVILRNKDKAHFVWDDWYIDFEDLISNGFPIKINKQTINNEEYWIVSTSTSYCKANKGQTCTFDPVVGGLNIVTQYKTIYINKKPVHNLPILNATDYPTNSTNANLTVHNQSTIDLDDDLVKNIYDWRLNSNSMSLLNLPFENNNEPATSTKDYSTNQKNGTISGAVFNATGGVDGFSAYEFDGVNDYINTQLNYLSSINITISAWYKTFDNLTAKMAIVGGNNRGRFESYVNQGKPGCRIWDTGERSIYASQQFISGWHHIVCTQTFFPNTTSLYVDGVLQASANYSSISAGGTWRIGYPGSSGAKYFNGTIDEVMIVNRSLSAEQIKSLAQQRNDLLVSEETEASDIWSVVITPNDKLSDGNTKASNAISVLGKNVWNGVAYLNTCSITINNTESINHIYEPQAIDPTVNCNFTNSLQADRDDIRLIYQNITEIPIAAETDADYIIALLNSTARNTDSNYTLFWGNSIVERTNYSDCTLYKPCTYEFRGDLFKVHDRFDDPTTGYNITFWNVQSGNCGPTTVHVYEGVYGGNCTNGGLLFVDISAPNIDPTYSGAVIYDEGDTGGSNGNAFMDASSGEARINGAGERTDIHSSKYVYTQETGGWNASNFTRYTGWKAVNMKSTFANKEIYFNTTLIGNLTQTSAANDPSEIVRYKIGNPTTATNNVYFDFFAYGKNEFHLYDTKAKVIVGDK